The following proteins are co-located in the Caldisericia bacterium genome:
- a CDS encoding DUF4097 family beta strand repeat protein has translation MDEEILRKLDELVKMGKLTEEEKEEILKEILDEESDKSSMETFKGNYKRVSINIESQDVEIEGSDIDNIQIEEGMDTVNIEEKDDELKIMSKLKVRLLPHFNFNKFISTIPTLKIKVPKEIDINIHTISGDVKVKGIKGKLSLKSLSGDTKIEEFEGDIKFDSTSGDLELIKVKGDADFHLKSGDVNIRECKIKGTLKTYSGDVRIEKSLIKGLNFNIFSGDIRARDILIEGDITGKTYHGDMDLSINSDNLSISLKTKRGDVKILKDGVREKISNKEVVIGEGKNKINLVSLSGDIKIFVKSHEQNYIKK, from the coding sequence ATGGATGAGGAGATTTTAAGAAAACTTGATGAGTTGGTTAAGATGGGAAAACTTACAGAGGAAGAGAAGGAGGAAATATTAAAGGAAATTTTGGATGAGGAAAGTGATAAATCTTCAATGGAGACATTTAAGGGGAATTATAAGAGAGTCTCCATCAACATTGAGAGTCAGGATGTGGAAATAGAAGGAAGTGATATAGATAATATTCAAATAGAGGAAGGAATGGACACAGTTAACATAGAGGAGAAAGACGATGAATTGAAGATCATGAGTAAATTGAAGGTAAGACTCCTTCCTCATTTCAATTTCAATAAGTTTATATCCACCATACCAACTTTAAAGATTAAAGTACCCAAGGAGATAGATATTAATATACATACAATTTCCGGGGATGTCAAAGTTAAGGGAATAAAAGGTAAACTCTCGCTCAAAAGCTTAAGTGGAGACACAAAAATTGAAGAATTTGAAGGAGATATTAAATTTGATTCTACAAGTGGAGACCTTGAACTTATCAAGGTAAAGGGGGATGCAGATTTTCATTTAAAATCTGGAGATGTAAATATAAGAGAGTGCAAAATTAAAGGAACTCTAAAAACTTATTCAGGTGATGTTCGTATAGAGAAAAGCTTAATTAAAGGTCTCAACTTCAACATCTTTAGTGGAGATATCAGAGCGAGAGACATTCTAATTGAGGGAGACATAACAGGGAAAACTTACCATGGAGATATGGATCTTTCTATAAATTCTGATAATCTCTCAATCTCTCTCAAGACAAAAAGAGGTGATGTCAAAATTTTAAAAGATGGTGTAAGAGAGAAGATATCTAATAAGGAAGTTGTAATAGGTGAAGGTAAGAATAAAATTAACCTTGTAAGTTTAAGCGGAGATATAAAGATTTTTGTAAAGAGTCATGAACAAAACTATATTAAAAAATAG
- a CDS encoding MFS transporter has protein sequence MNKTILKNRNFILLFVGQGISYLGDAVFETALMWYLLQITGSSLLMGSVMIFFMVPNLVTKIFSGVLIDRVSRRKIMFLSNLLSGFLLFIGAILFILGLLTIPVIFFMSALLGFISAFFEPSQSSIIPSILTKDQLIKGNSLLQLVFRLSYLVGPAISGLIMAKLGILSLIIFDAISFFIGAFCIYLIRLEEKANLQVKRLNLKIWFQEFKEGISFIIKTKVILYLIIALAWINFFFSPVGILLAPYVKKILGKSVMDFGFLNSAVSVGTLIGFTYLSIARVKRKGFYILIGFLGAGVSIFLLGLSKDMIMIYGSIIMAGLFVAFVSSPIISLMQELTEERMRGRLFSTMSIVTGSLAPLSIGIFTSIADKIPVDKLFSFLGLMVTLISISLFFVKEIRRA, from the coding sequence ATGAACAAAACTATATTAAAAAATAGAAACTTTATTCTTCTGTTTGTAGGGCAGGGCATATCTTACCTTGGAGATGCCGTTTTTGAGACAGCTCTTATGTGGTATCTACTCCAAATAACCGGCTCATCACTTCTTATGGGAAGCGTAATGATATTTTTTATGGTCCCAAATCTTGTAACCAAAATATTTTCTGGAGTTTTGATAGATAGAGTTAGTAGAAGAAAAATTATGTTTCTCTCTAACCTCCTCAGTGGATTCTTGCTTTTTATAGGTGCTATCCTCTTTATTCTGGGATTACTTACAATTCCTGTAATCTTTTTTATGTCAGCTCTTCTTGGTTTTATCTCTGCCTTCTTTGAGCCATCTCAGTCTTCCATAATCCCGTCTATCCTGACAAAGGATCAGCTTATAAAAGGAAACTCACTACTACAACTTGTTTTTAGACTTTCCTATCTCGTTGGACCTGCCATATCTGGTCTTATCATGGCAAAACTTGGAATACTCTCTTTAATCATCTTTGATGCCATTTCATTTTTTATAGGAGCTTTCTGTATCTATTTAATAAGATTGGAGGAAAAGGCTAACTTACAAGTCAAGAGATTAAATCTTAAGATCTGGTTTCAGGAGTTTAAGGAGGGAATAAGTTTTATTATAAAAACCAAGGTAATTCTGTATCTTATAATTGCTCTGGCATGGATAAACTTTTTCTTCTCTCCTGTGGGAATACTTCTTGCCCCCTATGTTAAGAAAATTCTTGGAAAGAGTGTAATGGATTTCGGATTTTTAAATTCTGCTGTTTCTGTTGGTACTCTAATAGGTTTTACTTACCTATCCATTGCAAGAGTCAAAAGAAAAGGGTTTTACATTCTTATAGGATTTTTAGGAGCAGGAGTTTCTATTTTTCTTCTTGGTTTATCCAAAGACATGATTATGATTTATGGATCAATAATTATGGCGGGATTGTTTGTTGCCTTTGTGAGTAGTCCTATTATCTCTCTTATGCAGGAACTTACAGAGGAAAGAATGAGAGGAAGACTCTTTTCCACCATGTCCATTGTTACAGGAAGTCTTGCTCCCCTTTCAATTGGAATTTTCACCTCTATCGCAGATAAAATACCTGTTGATAAACTTTTCTCTTTTCTTGGTTTAATGGTGACATTGATATCCATTTCATTGTTTTTTGTTAAGGAGATTAGAAGAGCTTAA